A region of Ornithodoros turicata isolate Travis chromosome 5, ASM3712646v1, whole genome shotgun sequence DNA encodes the following proteins:
- the LOC135394168 gene encoding uncharacterized protein LOC135394168 isoform X2 codes for MTSIVNCIGQGLGAINLHPPKDDCAEELARQADEEWEKGNANVIAFYKQNLPSLDNVNYEDVKAVVTYTVADSFSPSDWRPLATALGIPDSELGGIEESARIRNLKPLYVALDNAYPKLEAFCKKTSFGHLIRTLMTMERIDVLTKIKPKVQGLLSKASKPYSTMQPQRMASVQQDRHSDTLDSKSHSCMDSGFISTTASMAGDAEPILTEVALPLKDAHFENFANPNGDCISNCIAGGLDIQPACNEKKLANTCSDTDKYASVLDSYFPKGNCEKLTVFVTHHEDDYEVSTQLAKQLRNNYSCSVLVQGDLVGAYHCDQRIYEDLVGRADAIVPVLSKTYLANYDKPRRQGCADSLEASATYEVYYHLSNRLVADAFLCHMIFPVRLGDVDYADVRHHHIFKKACQLWDQVPKLVRIMHGCKDMVRNRRNGHVLTHDGSCGHLLEGKVGLVQCVPSHRTED; via the exons ATGACAAGCATCGTAAATTGTATCGGCCAAGGGCTGGGTGCCATAAATCTTCATCCACCGAAAGATGATTGCG CTGAAGAATTAGCGCGGCAAGCAGATGAGGAGTGGGAGAAAGGAAATGCCAACGTGATTGCATTTTACAAGCAGAACCTCCCGTCCCTGGACAACGTCAACTACGAAGACGTCAAGGCCGTAGTGACATACACTGTTGCAGATTCCTTCAGTCCAAGTGATTGGAGACCACTGGCCACAGCGTTGGGCATTCCAGACTCTGAACTGGGG GGCATTGAAGAAAGTGCTCGGATACGGAATTTGAAGCCCTTGTACGTAGCCCTCGATAATGCCTACCCAAAGCTCGAAGCATTCTGCAAGAAAACATCCTTCGGGCACCTCATTCGCACCCTGATGACGATGGAAAGAATCGACGTGCTCACAAAGATCAAGCCCAAAGTTCAAG GGTTGCTGTCAAAAGCAAGTAAGCCTTACAGCACAATGCAGCCCCAGAGGATGGCATCAGTACAGCAAGACCGGCACAGCGACACTCTGGACTCCAAAAGTCACAGCTGTATGGATTCTGGGTTTATCTCCACCACTGCTTCCATGGCTGGCGATGCAGAGCCGATTCTGACTGAAGTAGCGCTGCCTCTGAAGGATGCACACTTCGAGAACTTTGCGAATCCAAATGGAGACTGTATATCGAACTGTATTGCAGGGG GGCTCGACATACAACCTGCCTGTAACGAGAAGAAACTCGCGAATACATGTTCTGACACGGACAAATATGCTTCCGTCCTGGATTCCTACTTTCCCaag GGAAATTGCGAAAAACTGACGGTGTTTGTGACACATCACGAGGATGACTACGAAGTGTCCACACAGCTGGCAAAACAACTACGGAACAACTATTCGTGCTCTGTTTTGGTGCAAGGGGACCTCGTAGGGGCATACCACTGTGACCAGCGGATTTACGAAGACTTAGTGGGCAGG GCTGATGCAATTGTTCCGGTTCTTTCCAAGACCTACTTGGCCAACTATGACAAACCCCGTCGCCAAGGGTGTGCGGATTCACTGGAAGCCAGTGCCACGTACGAAGTGTACTACCACCTGAGCAACCGTCTTGTCGCAGACGCTTTTCTGTGTCACATGATATTTCCCGTAAGGTTGGGGGACGTAGATTATGCAGACGTGCGTCACCATCACATCTTCAAGAAGGCTTGCCAGCTCTGGGACCAGGTACCGAAGCTTGTGAGGATCATGCACGGTTGCAAAGACATGGTGAGAAACAGGAGGAATGGACACGTGTTGACACATGATGGTTCCTGTGGTCATCTACTAGAAGGGAAAGTGGGATTGGTGCAGTGCGTTCCATCACACAGGACCGAAGATTAA
- the LOC135394169 gene encoding rho guanine nucleotide exchange factor 39-like isoform X2, which yields MVRKMGPTTGKQNSLKLIEIQKRLVDGQPRIIDANRIFLKEGCLNKVCKNGKMCKRYGFLFSDFLLLCKPKRFQSEKLICTAAIFLANATMEVLFGERETSDAVLFLIAGGNIELLLNAEEPGKAHDWVDVITCAILQLRGLGRIKSGLRRGIPVQKHTPTSRGYSRMVHQVWRQNKDKS from the exons ATGGTGAG AAAAATGGGACCCACCACAGGGAAGCAAAATTCCTTGAAACTGATCGAAATTCAAAAGCGACTTGTCGACGGGCAACCTCGTATAATTGATGCGAACAGAATTTTTCTCAAAGAAGGCTGCTTGAATAAG GTGTGCAAGAACGGGAAGATGtgtaaaaggtacgggtttttGTTTTCCGACTTTCTGCTCCTCTGCAAGCCCAAGAGGTTCCAAAGTGAGAAGCTGATCTGCACAGCCGCAATATTCCTTGCCAATGCAACCATGGAAGTTCTGTTCGGAGAACGAGAAACGAGTGATGCTGTTCTCTTCTTG ATCGCTGGCGGAAACATAGAGCTGCTGTTGAATGCTGAAGAACCAGGAAAAGCACATGACTGGGTGGATGTTATTACTTGTGCTATTCT GCAGCTTCGTGGACTAGGCCGCATAAAGAGTGGACTACGAAGAGGCATCCCCGTGCAGAAACACACTCCAACGTCACGTGGTTACAGCAGAATGGTTCACCAGGTTTGGAGACAG AACAAGGATAAATCCTGA
- the LOC135394169 gene encoding rho guanine nucleotide exchange factor 39-like isoform X1 has protein sequence MVQLVHNQVQQSLVKMGPTTGKQNSLKLIEIQKRLVDGQPRIIDANRIFLKEGCLNKVCKNGKMCKRYGFLFSDFLLLCKPKRFQSEKLICTAAIFLANATMEVLFGERETSDAVLFLIAGGNIELLLNAEEPGKAHDWVDVITCAILQLRGLGRIKSGLRRGIPVQKHTPTSRGYSRMVHQVWRQNKDKS, from the exons atggtacAGCTGGTACACAACCAGGTACAGCAGTCTCTCGT AAAAATGGGACCCACCACAGGGAAGCAAAATTCCTTGAAACTGATCGAAATTCAAAAGCGACTTGTCGACGGGCAACCTCGTATAATTGATGCGAACAGAATTTTTCTCAAAGAAGGCTGCTTGAATAAG GTGTGCAAGAACGGGAAGATGtgtaaaaggtacgggtttttGTTTTCCGACTTTCTGCTCCTCTGCAAGCCCAAGAGGTTCCAAAGTGAGAAGCTGATCTGCACAGCCGCAATATTCCTTGCCAATGCAACCATGGAAGTTCTGTTCGGAGAACGAGAAACGAGTGATGCTGTTCTCTTCTTG ATCGCTGGCGGAAACATAGAGCTGCTGTTGAATGCTGAAGAACCAGGAAAAGCACATGACTGGGTGGATGTTATTACTTGTGCTATTCT GCAGCTTCGTGGACTAGGCCGCATAAAGAGTGGACTACGAAGAGGCATCCCCGTGCAGAAACACACTCCAACGTCACGTGGTTACAGCAGAATGGTTCACCAGGTTTGGAGACAG AACAAGGATAAATCCTGA
- the LOC135394168 gene encoding uncharacterized protein LOC135394168 isoform X3 gives MTSIVNCIGQGLGAINLHPPKDDCAEELARQADEEWEKGNANVIAFYKQNLPSLDNVNYEDVKAVVTYTVADSFSPSDWRPLATALGIPDSELGGIEESARIRNLKPLYVALDNAYPKLEAFCKKTSFGHLIRTLMTMERIDVLTKIKPKVQGLLSKASKPYSTMQPQRMASVQQDRHSDTLDSKSHSCMDSGFISTTASMAGDAEPILTEVALPLKDAHFENFANPNGDCISNCIAGGLDIQPACNEKKLANTCSDTDKYASVLDSYFPKGNCEKLTVFVTHHEDDYEVSTQLAKQLRNNYSCSVLVQGDLVGAYHCDQRIYEDLVGRNRSQNYGHSSAWCHRSVSWLHLTLPGVSVYIRLG, from the exons ATGACAAGCATCGTAAATTGTATCGGCCAAGGGCTGGGTGCCATAAATCTTCATCCACCGAAAGATGATTGCG CTGAAGAATTAGCGCGGCAAGCAGATGAGGAGTGGGAGAAAGGAAATGCCAACGTGATTGCATTTTACAAGCAGAACCTCCCGTCCCTGGACAACGTCAACTACGAAGACGTCAAGGCCGTAGTGACATACACTGTTGCAGATTCCTTCAGTCCAAGTGATTGGAGACCACTGGCCACAGCGTTGGGCATTCCAGACTCTGAACTGGGG GGCATTGAAGAAAGTGCTCGGATACGGAATTTGAAGCCCTTGTACGTAGCCCTCGATAATGCCTACCCAAAGCTCGAAGCATTCTGCAAGAAAACATCCTTCGGGCACCTCATTCGCACCCTGATGACGATGGAAAGAATCGACGTGCTCACAAAGATCAAGCCCAAAGTTCAAG GGTTGCTGTCAAAAGCAAGTAAGCCTTACAGCACAATGCAGCCCCAGAGGATGGCATCAGTACAGCAAGACCGGCACAGCGACACTCTGGACTCCAAAAGTCACAGCTGTATGGATTCTGGGTTTATCTCCACCACTGCTTCCATGGCTGGCGATGCAGAGCCGATTCTGACTGAAGTAGCGCTGCCTCTGAAGGATGCACACTTCGAGAACTTTGCGAATCCAAATGGAGACTGTATATCGAACTGTATTGCAGGGG GGCTCGACATACAACCTGCCTGTAACGAGAAGAAACTCGCGAATACATGTTCTGACACGGACAAATATGCTTCCGTCCTGGATTCCTACTTTCCCaag GGAAATTGCGAAAAACTGACGGTGTTTGTGACACATCACGAGGATGACTACGAAGTGTCCACACAGCTGGCAAAACAACTACGGAACAACTATTCGTGCTCTGTTTTGGTGCAAGGGGACCTCGTAGGGGCATACCACTGTGACCAGCGGATTTACGAAGACTTAGTGGGCAGG AATCGTTCGCAGAATTATGGGCATTCCTCTGCTTGGTGTCACCGTTCCGtaagttggcttcacctcacACTTCCTGGAGTGTCAGTTTACATCAGATTAG GCTGA
- the LOC135394169 gene encoding rho guanine nucleotide exchange factor 39-like isoform X3 yields the protein MGPTTGKQNSLKLIEIQKRLVDGQPRIIDANRIFLKEGCLNKVCKNGKMCKRYGFLFSDFLLLCKPKRFQSEKLICTAAIFLANATMEVLFGERETSDAVLFLIAGGNIELLLNAEEPGKAHDWVDVITCAILQLRGLGRIKSGLRRGIPVQKHTPTSRGYSRMVHQVWRQNKDKS from the exons ATGGGACCCACCACAGGGAAGCAAAATTCCTTGAAACTGATCGAAATTCAAAAGCGACTTGTCGACGGGCAACCTCGTATAATTGATGCGAACAGAATTTTTCTCAAAGAAGGCTGCTTGAATAAG GTGTGCAAGAACGGGAAGATGtgtaaaaggtacgggtttttGTTTTCCGACTTTCTGCTCCTCTGCAAGCCCAAGAGGTTCCAAAGTGAGAAGCTGATCTGCACAGCCGCAATATTCCTTGCCAATGCAACCATGGAAGTTCTGTTCGGAGAACGAGAAACGAGTGATGCTGTTCTCTTCTTG ATCGCTGGCGGAAACATAGAGCTGCTGTTGAATGCTGAAGAACCAGGAAAAGCACATGACTGGGTGGATGTTATTACTTGTGCTATTCT GCAGCTTCGTGGACTAGGCCGCATAAAGAGTGGACTACGAAGAGGCATCCCCGTGCAGAAACACACTCCAACGTCACGTGGTTACAGCAGAATGGTTCACCAGGTTTGGAGACAG AACAAGGATAAATCCTGA
- the LOC135394168 gene encoding uncharacterized protein LOC135394168 isoform X1, which translates to MTSIVNCIGQGLGAINLHPPKDDCAEELARQADEEWEKGNANVIAFYKQNLPSLDNVNYEDVKAVVTYTVADSFSPSDWRPLATALGIPDSELGGIEESARIRNLKPLYVALDNAYPKLEAFCKKTSFGHLIRTLMTMERIDVLTKIKPKVQGLLSKASKPYSTMQPQRMASVQQDRHSDTLDSKSHSCMDSGFISTTASMAGDAEPILTEVALPLKDAHFENFANPNGDCISNCIAGGLDIQPACNEKKLANTCSDTDKYASVLDSYFPKGNCEKLTVFVTHHEDDYEVSTQLAKQLRNNYSCSVLVQGDLVGAYHCDQRIYEDLVGRNRSQNYGHSSAWCHRSADAIVPVLSKTYLANYDKPRRQGCADSLEASATYEVYYHLSNRLVADAFLCHMIFPVRLGDVDYADVRHHHIFKKACQLWDQVPKLVRIMHGCKDMVRNRRNGHVLTHDGSCGHLLEGKVGLVQCVPSHRTED; encoded by the exons ATGACAAGCATCGTAAATTGTATCGGCCAAGGGCTGGGTGCCATAAATCTTCATCCACCGAAAGATGATTGCG CTGAAGAATTAGCGCGGCAAGCAGATGAGGAGTGGGAGAAAGGAAATGCCAACGTGATTGCATTTTACAAGCAGAACCTCCCGTCCCTGGACAACGTCAACTACGAAGACGTCAAGGCCGTAGTGACATACACTGTTGCAGATTCCTTCAGTCCAAGTGATTGGAGACCACTGGCCACAGCGTTGGGCATTCCAGACTCTGAACTGGGG GGCATTGAAGAAAGTGCTCGGATACGGAATTTGAAGCCCTTGTACGTAGCCCTCGATAATGCCTACCCAAAGCTCGAAGCATTCTGCAAGAAAACATCCTTCGGGCACCTCATTCGCACCCTGATGACGATGGAAAGAATCGACGTGCTCACAAAGATCAAGCCCAAAGTTCAAG GGTTGCTGTCAAAAGCAAGTAAGCCTTACAGCACAATGCAGCCCCAGAGGATGGCATCAGTACAGCAAGACCGGCACAGCGACACTCTGGACTCCAAAAGTCACAGCTGTATGGATTCTGGGTTTATCTCCACCACTGCTTCCATGGCTGGCGATGCAGAGCCGATTCTGACTGAAGTAGCGCTGCCTCTGAAGGATGCACACTTCGAGAACTTTGCGAATCCAAATGGAGACTGTATATCGAACTGTATTGCAGGGG GGCTCGACATACAACCTGCCTGTAACGAGAAGAAACTCGCGAATACATGTTCTGACACGGACAAATATGCTTCCGTCCTGGATTCCTACTTTCCCaag GGAAATTGCGAAAAACTGACGGTGTTTGTGACACATCACGAGGATGACTACGAAGTGTCCACACAGCTGGCAAAACAACTACGGAACAACTATTCGTGCTCTGTTTTGGTGCAAGGGGACCTCGTAGGGGCATACCACTGTGACCAGCGGATTTACGAAGACTTAGTGGGCAGG AATCGTTCGCAGAATTATGGGCATTCCTCTGCTTGGTGTCACCGTTCC GCTGATGCAATTGTTCCGGTTCTTTCCAAGACCTACTTGGCCAACTATGACAAACCCCGTCGCCAAGGGTGTGCGGATTCACTGGAAGCCAGTGCCACGTACGAAGTGTACTACCACCTGAGCAACCGTCTTGTCGCAGACGCTTTTCTGTGTCACATGATATTTCCCGTAAGGTTGGGGGACGTAGATTATGCAGACGTGCGTCACCATCACATCTTCAAGAAGGCTTGCCAGCTCTGGGACCAGGTACCGAAGCTTGTGAGGATCATGCACGGTTGCAAAGACATGGTGAGAAACAGGAGGAATGGACACGTGTTGACACATGATGGTTCCTGTGGTCATCTACTAGAAGGGAAAGTGGGATTGGTGCAGTGCGTTCCATCACACAGGACCGAAGATTAA